TATGCGCTTGCTCCATTTTAAAGTGCTTTTCTATTTTGCTGAGTTATCTGTCACAAGCTTGGCCGGAGGAATTAGCACCGGGTTTAATCGAGGCTCAGACTCTCCTAACCTTGCTTTGCTTTATTTCATTTCAGTCTAATTTATTTGCATACTTTACTGGCcattttgatccacgtgtccTTGGCCACGAACACAAATTCAACTGAATCGTTTTCTAGGGAAACAGTTTGGCACCCATCGTAAGGCCAGGACAGTTGTGGTTGTCACTGTGACTATCGTTTGTCTTACTAACTTTTCTTGAGTTTCGTGTTTTCCTAAGTATTCATTTCAGGTATGACAGGAGCTAACGAAAACACGAATACTGGAAATAATTCAGACAACGTTCCGCTGGGTCCGGACGACGTACCCCTCCAAGTACCATTGGATGGTTTACATCCTCAACATCCAAATGGGGATGCAACAGGAAAGGAGCAAGATCGTGGTACCACCGGGGACGACATTCCTACAGACGAGACTAGCACTGAGGCGATGCAGGGAGAATTTGAGCGCCTCCGAGACTTCATTACACAGTTCCAGAAGGAACGTATGCTTTTGTCTGCTGTACCGGACGAGTGGGCAGCTGAAGCTTTCACCAAGGAATTCAACCCCTTAAGTTCGGATGCTTCCCCGAAAGCTCAAAAAGAACCTCCTAGAGTTCCAGGCTACTACCTGGGAGGACGTGCACAACATATATGAGTCAAAGATCCTGGTCGAGGATGACTTACTGGAGGTTTCCTCTGTAAATCACCCTGCCAAGAGGGACAAAGGCTTCGAGCCAGATCAAAATTTGTCAAAGAATCATTTCCAACCATACCCACCTCCGTAAATGACCAGTGGTGGGTCAGGCTACCGATTGTTGAAAACACCACATGTGAATAAGAAGGAGAACCCTAGGAAGAGCGATCGCGGGCTGCAGCCTAAAAATAATCCATCTGGTACCGCTCCGAAGGGGATAGAGTATCCTAAGCTCACAGATTACAACTTCACCATCAGTAGAGCTCAAATGGTATTTGTACTAAGGTCCCATCCATCATCACGTCCTCCCAGACCATTGCAGTCGGATCCCAGTACTCGAGATCAAATGATTTGGTGGGAGTTTTATGGGACCCTAGGGCACAAAACCATTGATTGCAGACATCTCCGGGAGGAAGTGGCTAACATACTCGCCAAGGGTCATCTTCCGGAATATCTCAGTAAAAGGGCGAAAAATAACTATGGTAGAGTCAGACCAGACGAAGAGAAAGGTGCACCCGGCGCTCCACCGCATGTCAGTAACATGATTTTTGGCAGATTCATGATTGCTAGGACCAGCTTCACAGCTTCCAGGAAGATAAAGATCTCGATAACATGGGAGAAAATAACTCGGGACTTCCTAGAGGAGGATTTGATTACTTTCTCTGACAAGAAAGCAACGGGCATTAATTTACCACACAATGACGCCTTGGTTATCACTGTATTTATTGGTTGCTGTCGGGTAAGGCGTGTGATGGTTGAGCAGGAGAGCTCAGCTAATATTCTCCGCTGGAAAGTAATAGAGGAGATGGGTCTACTAGAGAAAATCATACCGGCAGCAAGGACCCTTGCTAGCTTCAATATGTCTAGTGAACCTACCAAAGGCGAGATTGACTTACCAGTGGAAGCCGGAGAGGTCATCAAAGTAACAAAATTCCACGACGGTGATATGTTATATAAAGCAATCTTTGGGAGGGTGGCTCCATGACATAAAGGCTGTCCCTTCAACATTACATTTTCTTCTCAAATTTCCTACCCCGGAGGGAATCGGGCAAATCCGAGGGGAACAGCCGGCATCGAGAGAGATGATCACAATCGAGGAACCCGCAGAAGTTAAAAGTCCATCCACACCTTTCAATAGCAATTACAGGATTCGAAACCCACATTAGTTGCAGTCCAACATATTCTGTTAGAAAACGAGAATGATGTGGAACCGAAACAAGTTGATGATAGTTACGGAGTCCCAAGATACTTTCAGCCTCCTTACTACTCAAGTGCCACTGAGTCTACGGCTGAGGAGCTCGAACAAGTCGCCTTGCATCCGAATTAACCCGAACGAAATGTATACCTGGGCATGGGGCTGACCCCAGAGCTCAGGGAGGTAATACTTAATTATTTGAGAGATAACAATGACTGTTTTGCTTGGTCCAGTaggatatgacaggtatacccTCAGACATGGCAACACACAAGCTCAGGATGGGCCTTAGTTTTCCATTCGTGCGCCAGGAGAAGCAGCCCATTGCTGAAATCCGAAACAGATTTGTCAAAGAAGAGGTATCTCATTTGTTAACATAGGATCTATTCGAGAAGTGTCATAAGTTCTTCTCATTGCTCAAAAAGAATAACAACTTCGAGTGGAACCCAGGGTGTCAGCAGGCGCTTCAAGATCTCAAGACATACCTATCTTCTCCTCCGCTCATGTCGAAGTCGAAAGACGGTGAGCTTTTATTGGTTTATCTGGTCATCttcgaggtagcggtaagtgttGTCATAGTATGAGAAGATCAAGGTACGAAAtttcctatctattatgtaagtcgAGTTATGTTTTGGGCCAAAACACGGTACCCTCTCCTGGAAAGACTGGCCTTCACTTTAGTAATGGCTTCACGAAAGCTTCAGCcattgatacgcccaaattacacctattaatggtgtaaagtggacgttgtcaaatatagtaacccaaacaaggttggggtcgaatcccataaggaatatggagagaaaatggTACTAATTgcatgcgatactagtctttaaagactttaatcctattccgaatagtttgaaaagagatttgATTTGTATtagctattttgaagtatttggaatttgtttggattgggaaaaccaaagttgtgtccccgcgatgattagatgttatacTATgagtatcaatatgatatatttctaatgggtcggggttttgtatgcacttaatctctaatgcactttctaatattttccaatagttagaaagtatttcttttcacgattttcccaaatgcagaaaagttgtaaataagatcGATTAAATATtgcaagtagaactcatcttatccctaagcgagttcattaaacgagggttagcgccccgagtccttgttatattatttcaaatcacaccctagttcatctttccaaataaactagggtttgtgcatgagcaagtgtttgcaaccactaacgaacaatgaatgcgagaaataataaaacacatcacaacccattatatatatatacaatgttagacacccatcacatagcacccatcatttgggtccacaactttgattaaagaaactactcacacattatggtctcaaaagtagtaagcaataaatgagacataaagcttacaaagtgtgataaagatgatgaaaaatggaatcttgttgtcttcactaagttccaaaaggggagtattcaatgctcacccactaatggaactttgttcacgtggttaaaaataaaattggctgctaaaaaaaacctaaaatattctttaaataggctccaaaaaatgCACAACAGCGACTGACAAAAtttcccccgatagcaagatcgacagACCGTCGATTCCTCAGTCCTTTGTATCTTCAGCAATGTGATCCATTCGACGGTGTCGTCGACcagtttgacgctccgtcgagtgttccgtctttctctctttttGTTGACAGATCTTGAtagacgacacaaacgacgaagcgtcgatcagttcgacgcttcgtcgatgtctccgtcctttgtcgtcttcaactttgtcttcactggaaaatcgagcttatgggccaatttttcctttgttctttgtttttgcttttgggccatcgttttcctaaaacacaacaaaaacatattaacaagaaccagacttacttgaaaacaaccaaaattcatagtaaaaaggcgtcgaatgtgccacaaatctgcgggacatcaacacccccaacttaggatctttgcttgtcctcaagcaagtcagacaaaacaataacaaaataaaactacaactatgctaaaaataaagtaaaggtgactacaatggtgcttgctcatcactaccggcatgtgcatttttcaaatcaactccctctttcctcattcccaaacagggttctttaaaaaaaaacttattagaattgaccatgACGCTTCAATCGATGGCATtacattattagaagcatttatgcgtACGAGTATTcatcattatgccctcacttatattagagaatgtcccacacacaattttacaataagaattgggacaaggatggatgagaatagaaagcactcgcgctcacaaagaagttcatgatttacaagtgcagataccatatgcttgcctttaatttcagtgcctaacactttcggatggttcagttgtgatcactataggacttgttcttgggttgtaatgtaggctcggggacgggtaggatactcatttgggaattagtgactcatcctcctcgacactacagattgtgacctttcttctcatgcccaTTCTATTtattcttcaactcatgactaagatgtgattttactcttactagaatttacaaactttttatgagacaatattattattattataaatctctctctctctctctctctctctctctctctctctatatatatatatatatatatatatatatatatatatatatatatatatatatatatatatatatatatttgtaaacTTTTCTAAAATTTGATCCGctatcacatccagttctcgactatgcaactcacacacccccagctttaggctcttggcctttacttcacacatataccacccccagcttaggcgatttgcctcttttctctagtagtgtcaaggagggaatgggtgcaaagattgaatgaattcatgaagtggggaaaaggtttgttacggctaataaagagaaaaagtcaaaggctcaacgtgggaactagtgatattcatatagaacgggttttgggctttttaaggttgacgtgactatttagaaggaaagcctatgatcacttcacaaccaactatcctaagcCATATAGCACGACCTACCAGGAAAGTTCTAGATCCAGatatgctaacaatgaacacaagaagttctcacactcacaatggtataaggatttgaacactcaattcatacacactctaatatctatgatgtcacaaaaagaaccatatatgtcaattcattacaacttAAGATACTCAATACACTTtcggaggggtcaatttcaaaatcaatccattttcaagttcacaaatatcctttttcattcaaaattcatgccataagttcaaaatgcaataaccatgaaagtcacaattactttaaacaagatttaacaCATATATACGCTACAAggtacatcaggttaccccacccccCAGCAAAAAAAGGATGCactgtccccaatgcatcaaaaatcataccatcaccccatggtggggggggggggggggggcgacctGAGATGCTCTAATCCTGCTGTTGCTGCTGAGATGTCTCCTCCGCAGCAGTGCGAATGGGAGCCCTCTCTACTGCCGGCTTAGTGGACTGAAGAGGTGGAGCTGACTGGCTCTGTGGCTGTaggtcctgaggagctatcgtaatcggcctgactggtgctggaatagcactagtgctggaagatgcgCCGGTGAACCTCATGTCCAGGCGCGATCgccgaataccctcctgaagctcgGGGTCTTCATCCTCATTATCCTTCTCCCCATCCTCATTATCAGCCAATGTGACAGGCCTCTTTCTCTTATGACTTTCCCTAGGCTCATCCTTagtcaccaagtcaactactctGATCAAATCTGAAATGCTGGCGACCGGTACAGGTGGTGTcgggtcatccacaataacctgCTCTCTTGTCCGAAGGGCCGTAATCTCAGCTCAGAGCTGGTCAAGCTCGATCTTCAAATCTCCCGAAGTACCACactcactcttcttctcaatagtgagtatccgcatctcTAAACTGTCAAGTCGCGCATTTACCCTAGCGTGATGCCTTTCCATAGCCTCATGAAGAGGCTCCAACTCTGGTGCAATCTCTTTCCGGACAAacctacccaactgctgtaatatccgggtcacctgctgatcagcaCGCTTTGCCTTAATGgcaaactctctgaagttggctctgttgaggacaaagagatcctcggaAGCCGATGCTGCGGCTGACGGAGGAATAGAAGATGCAGATGGGACAGGAGGCCGAGGTGGGGCCTCCGAAAAAGGGGTAGCatcagctacagatggtgtggaggcctcTATTGTGGACAGTCCTTCCGTGCCTATATCAATTGTGCCCTGTGGTACTGAATCCATAACATGCTCAGTCTGCTCACCCATGAGATCTAACAATGAAGTACTAgtggcctgagatgtacggagggtctcatccctactccgtGTGATGTCGCACACCATTGTTGCGGGGAGAGTAGCTGCAAATGTATCAATGTGCCTCACCTGGGCCAACCTACACCACTGCGTGATAATGCACGGGAATATCAAGGCTGTCGCCTCCTCTGGTACGCGTGCCCGAATGGCTCTACTGATCAGatcacccaagttcattgggtacctAGATAGCATGGcagccacaaccactgctctatccggcgtgactatgttatctgctcccgtgggcagaacccgatatatgacgaaattccaccaaatttagcttccaagctgatatcCGCCTTATGGATTTTGGCAGCCAAGTGTCTCACCCATGGGCCTGGTCCGCCGACCCTCTAGCCATCAACGTCGCAAACCATTCCCTTACAGATTGCTCAGCCCTTctttcaaacttatcatcatattccactgtggttggtgccacgaagtcatcaccaaaataaaacctgtttattgtgcgggctgagatgtcaacatggacaccccGAACATACACTGTGTCTAATGGAGGGGCGATTTTCAAAGATC
The nucleotide sequence above comes from Lycium barbarum isolate Lr01 chromosome 3, ASM1917538v2, whole genome shotgun sequence. Encoded proteins:
- the LOC132630312 gene encoding uncharacterized protein LOC132630312 encodes the protein MTSGGSGYRLLKTPHVNKKENPRKSDRGLQPKNNPSGTAPKGIEYPKLTDYNFTISRAQMVFVLRSHPSSRPPRPLQSDPSTRDQMIWWEFYGTLGHKTIDCRHLREEVANILAKGHLPEYLSKRAKNNYGRVRPDEEKGAPGAPPHVSNMIFGRFMIARTSFTASRKIKISITWEKITRDFLEEDLITFSDKKATGINLPHNDALVITVFIGCCRVRRVMVEQESSANILRWKVIEEMGLLEKIIPAARTLASFNMSSEPTKGEIDLPVEAGEVIKVTKFHDGDMLYKAIFGRVAP